TGGCTAGGCCTTTGCTCAAACTTCGGCCCCCAAAATATGTCGAAACGGCTGCGCGGTCAAAATTGGTTCAGACGTCGGTGACATCGCTCAGCTCGGGTGAGCCTCAAAGCGATTGCAAGAATCGGCATTTAAGGGTTGCATTGGATCGGCATGATACAACCATGACTTAATCGCAAATGATACTTTGGGGGGATTGATGCAACGAAGGGAATTCCTGCGCTCTTTAGGCGCGACGACGGCAATCGCGGCCGGTGTGCAGAACCTCGGCGTGTCCATGGCCATGGCCCGCACAGGTGAGCCCTTGCGCGACCTACCGGAATTGAGATCCCAAAACGGCCACGTCAAAACCAAGTTGATCATCGAGAACGGCAAGTTTCAGGTGGGCGACCGCGTCCTGACCGTTCCGGCCTATCGGTTTGAACATATGGACACCGGCTCGCTGCCAGGTCCAACGCTGCGCATCAGACCGGGCGATCATGTCGAATGGGACCTTGTGAACAAGATGACACCGACCGGAATTCCGGATGGGGCGTCGGACGAACAGAAAAATATGTTTCAGCAGCTGGAATACACCAATGTACATGTGCACGGGATGCAGGTGTCGCCAAAACCGGGGGCGGACAATGTCTATCAAGTGCTGCGGCCATTCTGCCCGCCAGAGCCCTATTCCTATCACGTGCCGGGCCCCGACACAGGCTTGCCCCAGCCAGCGGGCATGTTCTGGTATCACCCTCACAAACACGGCAGTACCGCCCACCAGGCATGGGAGGGTCTGTCGGGCGCGATCATCGTCGAGGGCGACATCGATGAGGTGCCGGAAATCAAGAATATCCGCGAGCGGGTGATCGTGCTGAACGGTCTGCTGGTCAATCCGGCGGGCGAGGTGCCGCGCGCAGCGATCGTACCCAATGCGGGCTTTTCGCCCTTCTCGCCGATCCCGTCCCAACCCACGGACATTATCCTTACGATGAACGGACAGTTGCGCCCGGTGATCGACATCCGACCAGGCGAAGTGCAGCGCTGGCGTTTTTTGAACGCAGCGCCGCATCGGTTCTTCTGGTTGAACCTGGATGGGCATGATTTCTATCAGATCGGCCAGGACGGCATCCCCTTTGCCGCGCCGCGCCCGGTCAAGCGCATCCTGATGGCACCCGGAAATCGAGCGGAGTTCCTGGTCAAGGGCGGAGAGGTCGGCCGCTATGACCTGCACGCGGATCAATATGAGCAGGGTCATCCCGGCGGCGCCCGCCCCGGCTGGGTGATTGGCACGATGGAGGTCAACGGAACGATCCGAGACGATCCATTGCCGAGCAAGCTGGTCGAGCCGCCGAAGATGCCGGATCTACCCATCGCCAACCGACGAGAAATCCGTTTCAAGGGGGAGATTTCCGGCAATGAAGAAAAAGGCGAATATGTTGGCAGCCACGACCATAGTGGCGGCATGCGCCCACCGGTGCAATTCTATCTCGACGGAAAGATCTTCGAGCTGAACCGCATCGACCAAAAGGTTCTTGCTGGCACGGTTGAGGAATGGACGCTGATCAACGAAGACGTTTTTCAACATCCGTTCCACATTCACGTAAATCCGTTTCAGGTGATCGATATCAACGGCCAACCGACCTATGACGACAGCTGGTGGGACGTAATCGCATTGCCGTCAAAAGGCAGGCTGACAGTTAGGATGTACTTCCGCCCGGACGTAGACGGCAAAACTGTCTATCACTGTCACATCTTGCCGCACGAGGATAACGGCATGATGGCAAACCTCTATATCTTCCCGCCAGGGACGGACATGAACAATCCGCCAGCGATCCCCGACACGCCAGAGCCAACGGGAATGGGGCCCTGCAAAGTATGAGACAGTATCTGAAATCCGCCTTCGCCGCCGCGACTGCGGCCCTGATTGCGCAGGTCGCAGCTGCCGAGACGAAATATCAACCCTGGCAACAGGATGGTGTCGCCAAGCGGCCATATATTTTCACACAACAGCACAATGTGGGAAAAGAAACCGATGACGAGGCCGGGGGGCAATTGATCCGACTGGGATATCCCTTGCAGGTTCAATTGCCGGGCAACCCGGCGCTTTGGACGTTTCAGCCGGATGCCAGCCTCAATGTGGAATACCTTGGCCGCACCATGGTCTATTCCCCCAACCGCATTGAAGGGACAGAGTCGATTCAGGTGTTCGACCTCGCCCTGACGCCGGACGCCGCGAGCGGAACGCAGGGGTATTTCACCTTTACCACCGAAGAACTGCCCCCGTCGCTCGACAAGGTCGTGCCGGGCGGCATCTACGTGGTCCATTTCGAAGTGATTGAACCGAGTAAATAAGTTTGCATGCCTGAGGTGTGATCGGCCCTGAGCTGCCGTTGTCCAACCCTTTATTTTGCTGCGGTTGCAGCCCGGATAGCTGACCATCAGGCCGATAGGGTTCATTATGTTTAATCAGCTATTCCCCTGAAATGACTTCTGGAGCATTCTGCTTGACGCCACGCGCCAGGTTGGCGCGCGGCAATCTTATGTTTGCTCAGAACAGGAAGTCGTCGGCTGTGAGATCAGCCATATTGATACCAGTCAGCGTGATTGTATTGCCAGCACCATCACTGATCAGGGCATCCGAACCTGATTGTGTTAGGTGGTTGGTGGTCAGGTCGCTGAAGGACGTGATCTGAGAGACGCCACTCAGGTCAATTGTCTCGCCCGATTGGCTGGTGGAGAAGTCCGCAATCGTATCCTGGCCAAAGTCGGACAGGAACACGAAGCTATCCGCACCCGTTCCGCCTTCGAGATAGTCGTTCGCCTTGCCCCCCGTGAGAGTGTCGTTGCCAGCTTCACCGTAGAAATGGTCGCCAAGAGCCTCCCGACCGGCTTCTGGGGCATCCGTTTGCCCGGAGGTGAGGTGGTCGTTGCCATCGCCCCCGTAGAGGGTATCCGCATCGGCAGTGATGCCGTCGTCGCCCCCTGTAAGCGTGTCGTTGCCAGCGTCTCCATGCAGCAGGTCTTTGCCATTCGAGCCAAAGATCTGATCGTCACCATCCCCGCCGCTTGCGTGGTCGAAACCAACCAGGTTTTCGGTTGGACCACTTGTGTAGATCACGTCATCGCCTTTGCCACCAGTGATGGTGTCGTCGCCTCCACCACCGTACATGCGATCACCAAAAGCTTGACGATCTGCATCTGGCGTTTCCACCTGGCCAGATGTGATGCTGTCGTTGCCCGCACCGCCTTCAAGCGTGTCGCGCTCCGCGGTGGCAAGGTCATCGCCGCCGTTGAGCGTGTCGTTGCCGTCACCGCCCTTCAGGTGGTCATAACCATTAGACCCGACCAGCAGGTCATCGCCTGCGCCGCCATCGGCCGTATCGTTACCGGACTGATTGGCTTCCGCTGCACCGCTGTAGATGCTGTCATTGCCATCACCGCCCCACAGTTCGTCGTTGCCACTGCCGCCTTTGAGAACATCATTGGCCGCGCCGCCCGTGAGTGTATCGTCACCCGCTTGACCGAACAGGTGATCACCAAGGCCCTCGCGTCCGGCTTCCGGCGCCAAGGTTTGTCCCGAGGTCAGGCTGTCGTTGCCATCGCCCCCGTCCAGCGTGTCAGCGTCAGCTGTGATACCGTCGTTGCCGCCCGTCAGAGTGTCATTGCCCGCATCGCCAAACAGCAAGTCCTTGCCGTTTGAGCCATGGATCAGGTCATCGCCGTCGCCCCCGCTGGCATGATCAAAGCCAACGAGGTTATCAGTTGGACCGCCGGTGTAGATGACATCGTCACCTTTACCACCGGTGATGGTGTCGTCACCTCCGCCTCCGTACATATAGTCGCCATAAATCTGGCGATCTGCGTCGGGTATCACAACTTGCCCGGAGGTGATGCTGTCGTTGCCGGTACCGCCCTCGAGCGTGTCACGCTCGGCTGTCGCCAGGTCGTCACCGCCATTCAGCGTGTCATTGCCGTCGCCACCTTTCAGATGGTCATAGCCATTTGACCCGATGATCAGATCATCTCCGGCTCCGCCGTCAGCAGTGTCGTTGCCCGAGACATTGGCGTCATCCGCCCCGACGTAGATGCTGTCGTTGCCATCGCCACCTGACAAGCTGTCGTTGCCTGCACCACCTTCCAGATGATCGTCGTCTGCTCCGCCAAACAGGAAGTCTCTGTCCGCGCCGCCATAGAGGCTGTCCGCGCCGCTTTCGCCTGAGAGGCGGTCAATGCCGCTGTCCCCGATGAGCCGGTCCGCGCCATCTCCACCCATCAGATCGTCGTTGCCTGCCAACCCGTTGAGCGTATCGTTGCCGTCTGCACCCCAAAGCACGTTGTGGGAGGCATCGCCGTACAACTGGTCGTCATGTTCGGAGCCGAATAGGTTTTCAATGCCAGAGAAGACATCTCCAACGGCATCCCCGGTAAAGTTCGATGCGTTAGTACCATCCAGGCGCACATACACGGCTTCGGACGAACCGGCATAGCTGGCCGCGTCAATGCCATCGCCGCCGTTCAGTGTATCCGCGCCCGCGCCACCATGGAGAGCGTCGTTGGCACTGCCACCGTCCAGGCTGTCGGTCCCGTCGTTGCCGTAAAGGATGTCATTGTCGCCGCCGCCATCAAGCGTGTCCGCACCTTCGCCGCCGAAAAGAGCATCCTGTGCATTGCCCCCCGACAGACTGTCGTCGCCCTCTCCACCATCCAGGTAGTCGTTTCCTGACCCGCCCGACAGGGTGTCGTCACCAACGTTTCCTTCCAGGCGGTCATCCCCAAGGT
The window above is part of the Ruegeria pomeroyi DSS-3 genome. Proteins encoded here:
- a CDS encoding multicopper oxidase family protein yields the protein MQRREFLRSLGATTAIAAGVQNLGVSMAMARTGEPLRDLPELRSQNGHVKTKLIIENGKFQVGDRVLTVPAYRFEHMDTGSLPGPTLRIRPGDHVEWDLVNKMTPTGIPDGASDEQKNMFQQLEYTNVHVHGMQVSPKPGADNVYQVLRPFCPPEPYSYHVPGPDTGLPQPAGMFWYHPHKHGSTAHQAWEGLSGAIIVEGDIDEVPEIKNIRERVIVLNGLLVNPAGEVPRAAIVPNAGFSPFSPIPSQPTDIILTMNGQLRPVIDIRPGEVQRWRFLNAAPHRFFWLNLDGHDFYQIGQDGIPFAAPRPVKRILMAPGNRAEFLVKGGEVGRYDLHADQYEQGHPGGARPGWVIGTMEVNGTIRDDPLPSKLVEPPKMPDLPIANRREIRFKGEISGNEEKGEYVGSHDHSGGMRPPVQFYLDGKIFELNRIDQKVLAGTVEEWTLINEDVFQHPFHIHVNPFQVIDINGQPTYDDSWWDVIALPSKGRLTVRMYFRPDVDGKTVYHCHILPHEDNGMMANLYIFPPGTDMNNPPAIPDTPEPTGMGPCKV